The genomic segment ATATACAGGTTGCGACGATCGTCAGACAGTATCCAGCTTTTGCCCTTGCGGCTGTTAACGCTGATGTACTCTGCAAATGATTGACGCTCGTCCAGTGGCACGGAAAACTGAATATGTACCGTACTACCACCGTCGTAGCTGGCTTCGCTGATGCGCACAACTGTAAGAGGAATACCGGCGTAGCGTTGTTCAAGATCGTCGGATACTGGCTCCGTTACGTTTGATCCAGGCTCGCTTGATTCTGGTGTTACGGATGCAACGTACTCTACCTGTGTGTCATCAGATGCTGGCTGTCGCAGCGGTGTGGGTTCAGCGGTTAGGTTCGGGTTGACTGTGACTGGTTCCGATTCGGAGGTGACCGTGGGTGTTTCACCTGCAAGCTGTTTGGGCGGTGGCTCTTTGGATGGGGATTCTTTGGGCAGTGGCTCTTTGGATGGAGGCTCTGGATCCGATGGGTCACAGCCGACGATGCTGAAAAGACCAATCAATACCAGGCTAGCGAAAGCCCGTCGCAGTAACTTGCTGGACATGGAAATGCCTTCCTTTGCTGCCGTGTTGTGTGGGCAGGATTAAGCCATATTCACATCCTCCCGGCCAGTGGCGTGCCGATGGGCGATTGATATTTCTGCACCAAATATCGACCTGCGAGCGGTTCCAATCGGGATCAAAATACCATCGTTAATATCTCATATTGATAAGTTTGCCACATTTTATTTGATGCAAATGAACCCAATTCCCCGATTCATTGTCTCGGGGTCTTTATCTTGAATCGGAGTTGTTGTCATCGGATAGTCGTGTAAAATCTGTCCAATAACAGATAGACCAGTACAAACGGGTAGGGGCTTGCCTGCCCTGGGAGGCGTGTGTAAATGACGGCACTAAGACATTCCTTAATGGCCTTCGGGCTGTTGGGAGTCATGGGTTTGACCGCCTGTGGTGGCGGTGGCGGGGATAACCCGGAAGAGGTTCAGAGCGTCTCGGTGACCGGTGTTGCAGTGAAGGGCCCTTTGGCCCAGGCAAGCGTTGCCGTGTACCGGTTGGATGTCAATGCCAGCGACCTGAAAGGGGCGCTGATTGCTGAAGGCCAAACGGCTGATACCTCGTTTATCGACAGTCTGTCGATAACACCGGATTTAGCCGGTCAAGCGTTGCTGGTTGAATTCAGCAGCTCGACGTCCACAACCGATATCAATACCGGCGTAACGCCGCTGATCCGTCGTTTTAAAACGGTGATTGATGCGGATACTGTCTTGTCCGGCGGTTCTGTGTACGCCTCACCACTGACCAGCCTGGCGGTTAGCCTCGCGCAGTTACAGGCAGACACGGCGTCACCGTATGCCGGTAATGGCGATGGCATTATTTCCGCTGCGGAATTTGACAGTGCATTGGACATTGCTGTTCAGCAAGTGCTATCGACCCTCGGCTTTGGCTGGAAAACCAGCGCAGATCTGCTTAATACCCCACCTCTGGTGACCAGCGAAGCGGCCAGCGACGACGAATTGCAGCAAGTGCTGTTGTGCCGTCAGGCGATCGAGAGTGTGGCCGTAGTGGCTAACGACATTGCTACCCAGCTGCTGGCTGGCAATGCCACTGCCGAACAGGTGTTCGATGTGCTGGCGCTGGATTTGACCAATGGGATAATCGACGGTCGTTCCAGCAGTGGTGCTATCGAACTGTTCAGCTCGGTATCCAGCGATGACCTGCAGGCGGTTGTGGAAGAGGACGTCAGCAGCAAGCTGATTCCGGGCACCAACGTCACCGTCGGCAATGTTGAAGCGCTACTGGTGTCGGAAACGGCCACCACACTGGTGACCCAATCGACCACTCCGCTCAGTGACGGCACGGTCAGCAGCGAACCGGAAGCCGCCAATGCTGAAGCCGACATCGACGGCGATGGCGTGGCAGACAGCGAAGACGCCTTTCCCCAAGACGCTACCGAAACCACCGACAGCGATTCTGATGGAGTGGGCGACAACTCAGATGCCTTT from the Candidatus Thalassolituus haligoni genome contains:
- a CDS encoding thrombospondin type 3 repeat-containing protein; protein product: MTALRHSLMAFGLLGVMGLTACGGGGGDNPEEVQSVSVTGVAVKGPLAQASVAVYRLDVNASDLKGALIAEGQTADTSFIDSLSITPDLAGQALLVEFSSSTSTTDINTGVTPLIRRFKTVIDADTVLSGGSVYASPLTSLAVSLAQLQADTASPYAGNGDGIISAAEFDSALDIAVQQVLSTLGFGWKTSADLLNTPPLVTSEAASDDELQQVLLCRQAIESVAVVANDIATQLLAGNATAEQVFDVLALDLTNGIIDGRSSSGAIELFSSVSSDDLQAVVEEDVSSKLIPGTNVTVGNVEALLVSETATTLVTQSTTPLSDGTVSSEPEAANAEADIDGDGVADSEDAFPQDATETTDSDSDGVGDNSDAFPHDSTETIDSDSDGLGDNSDPYPNSVDGDADGIDDPLDNCPTLANADQADDDQNGTGDACEPSSGSSWDNFNWDEANWQ